A region of Anolis sagrei isolate rAnoSag1 chromosome 2, rAnoSag1.mat, whole genome shotgun sequence DNA encodes the following proteins:
- the LOC132769491 gene encoding zinc finger protein 11-like produces the protein MAKTVSAQIEQDLLASDQGSLYREVMQESYNTIFMASPLQTSELLAHLERRQESWDPDLQSPESAATAAEAAAAEAAAAAATAEAATEQELDKQVLTKWQESGNWWNSYRSPVSVPSSDSSSSDDDSASEKEEEGSVQREGPRVTKPRAPLLGKCDSGSRKEEAYKSWHGPLQGSIHRADKNDRDFVGKQNGQQGIDAEEGQNECSECGKCFSRRSSLKRHIKIHSGVKPFKCSICGKCFLEKSRLSVHIRKVHKRKSHSEVELCECPECGESFVTRAILTEHQKSHTSQATYPCPACEKSYTEERYLIRHLMAVHSGAHLFKCSNCGRGFIKQKDLISHQMTIHLENNCYVCPDSGTSDGEKLSEIKHERLQSGECSCKNLKCTNSFDDNRLFDSHCRMDEREQPHQHLNHQMNFLESLSHSTDKSSNPEGYFGMCPECGKCFKNERCFVNHQRSHMQEQTYKQAGEGDIFKQEEPFPASQTNHLNLKQDMCFDCGKPVCANLIQAQQPNTEMEQNLQTCPDCGKTFRDSRCFANHQRTHGKEQYKIEPQQEASGEEVLPAGEKGFQCPNCKRTYATHYNLRRHQQVHPECRTNKSSSQGKASSHKWSFSDTQHVQVKGEHQHKCSYCGKAFKAKSVLYRHQQIHIKGKPYKCNVCGKAFAYRYTLAHHQESHIEEQMYQHKCSYCGKAFRTQSSLRRHHQLHMGSKPYSCGICGKAFAYRYALTHHQEIHVEGPSHKCSFCWKVFRTNYSLSRHKRIHMDTRSYQCSVCGKVFGTKYSLFRHQDMHEKGKPDNVSTAGKDPDNSLSAIKEEACTVENISNNWSDSSTSAACQGVQMDVKIPECSVGIGSSENQSTYLEEKPSQGFLSERLSRDNTMLPKNPVSHANDNVTKWFEYSISSRYQAICVKEDTPESSGNVNSSQLTQSAHNEENCIKGLESENKMRDGSMFTQEQDSHREGNISKWTDSSFYSGYQDVRAEENRPECSKDGETFMASLTLTKHQGNLEENTFKRPESKKSLKGSSGHQRTIKDKKRHTCSICGRTCRDKYSLTRHQKVHTSERPYHCQTCTKSFCHSKDLARHQTTHSDIRPYLCTECGKRFKTKSAIAKHQNAHKGLKPYCCSYCGKRVTTSSILRCHVRIHTGERPYKCTVCEKGYMTRSSLKKHLETHLKNELFKGSL, from the exons ATGGCCAAAACAGTGTCAGCTCAG atAGAGCAGGATCTCCTGGCCTCTGATCAAGGAAGCCTCTACAGGGAAGTAATGCAAGAGAGCTACAACACCATCTTTATGG CCTCTCCACTTCAAACCTCTGAACTGCTAGCTCATCTCGAACGAAGGCAAGAATCCTGGGACCCAGATCTTCAGAGCCCTGAAAGTGCCGCTACTGCTGCCGAAGCTGCTGCTGCCGaagctgctgctgccgccgccaccGCCGAAGCTGCTACTGAACAAGAGCTGGATAAACAAGTTCTAACAAAATGGCAGGAGAGTGGAAATTGGTGGAATTCCTACCGGAGTCCTGTGAGCGTGCCCAGTTCAGATTCATCTAGTTCAG ATGACGACTCAGCaagtgaaaaagaagaagaaggcagtGTTCAGCGGGAGGGCCCCAGGGTCACAAAGCCACGAGCGCCTTTGTTGGGGAAATGTGACTCCGGCAGCCGGAAAGAAGAAGCCTACAAGAGTTGGCATGGTCCACTACAGGGCAGTATCCACAGAGCTGACAAAAACGACAGGGACTTTGTTGGGAAGCAAAATGGTCAGCAAGGAATAGATGCAGAAGAGGGCCAGAACGAATGTTCTGAATGTGGGAAGTGCTTCAGTAGGAGATCATCCCTGAAGaggcatatcaaaatccatagtgGAGTGAAGCCCTTTAAATGTTCCATCTGTGGCAAGTGCTTCCTTGAGAAATCAAGGCTTTCTGTACATATAAGAAAAGTGCATAAGAGAAAGTCACATTCAGAAGTAGAACTCTGTGAATGCCCCGAGTGTGGAGAGAGCTTTGTTACAAGGGCCATTCTCACTGAACATCAGAAATCGCACACTAGTCAAGCAACCTATCCGTGCCCTGCCTGTGAGAAAAGCTATACAGAAGAGAGATACCTTATTAGGCATCTGATGGCGGTCCACTCGGGAGCTCATCTCTTTAAATGCTCTAATTGTGGAAGAGGTTTCATAAAACAGAAAGATCTCATTAGCCACCAAATGACAATCCATTTGGAGAACAACTGCTATGTGTGTCCTGACAGCGGGACGAGCGATGGGGAGAAATTGTCTGAAATCAAACATGAGAGGCTACAGTCAGGAGAGTGTTCTTGTAAGAACCTAAAATGCACAAATAGTTTTGACGACAACAGATTATTTGACAGTCATTGTAGGATGGACGAAAGAGAACAGCCACATCAACACTTAAATCATCAAATGAATTTTCTAGAGAGTTTGTCCCACTCTACAGATAAGAGCAGTAACCCAGAAGGATATTTCGGGATGTGCCCTGAATGTGGAAAATGTTTCAAGAATGAAAGATGTTTTGTTAATCATCAGAGAAGCCACATGCAAGAGCAAACATATAAGCAAGCAGGCGAAGGAGACATCTTCAAGCAAGAAGAGCCCTTTCCTGCAAGTCAGACAAACCATTTAAATTTGAAACAAGacatgtgctttgattgtggaaaACCAGTCTGTGCCAATTTAATACAGGCTCAACAGCCCAATACTGAAATGGAACAGAACTTACAGACATGTCCTGATTGTGGGAAAACTTTCCGGGACAGTCGATGTTTTGCTAACCATCAGAGAACCCATGGaaaagaacaatataaaattGAACCCCAGCAGGAAGCCTCTGGGGAAGAAGTGCTGCCTGCTGGTGAAAAGGGTTTTCAGTGCCCTAACTGCAAGAGAACATATGCAACCCACTATAATCTCAGGAGGCACCAGCAAGTCCACCCAGAATGCAGAACGAACAAAAGCTCCAGCCAGGGAAAAGCATCTTCCCATAAATGGTCCTTCAGTGACACACAACACGTCCAAGTCAAAGGAGAACATCAGCACAAATGCTCTTACTGCGGAAAAGCCTTCAAGGCAAAAAGTGTCCTCTATAGACATCAGCAAATCCACATAAAAGGCAAGCCCTATAAATGTAATGTCTGTGGAAAAGCCTTTGCCTACAGATATACTCTTGCCCATCATCAGGAATCCCATATCGAAGAACAGATGTACCAACATAAATGCTCTTACTGTGGGAAAGCTTTCAGGACGCAGTCGTCCCTCCGTCGACACCACCAGCTGCACATGGGGAGCAAACCTTATTCCTGTGGCATTTGTGGGAAAGCCTTTGCTTACAGGTATGCCCTCACTCATCATCAGGAAATACATGTGGAAGGACCATCCCATAAGTGCTCTTTCTGCTGGAAAGTCTTCCGAACCAATTATTCTCTCAGTAGGCATAAGCGCATCCACATGGACACAAGATCCTATCAGTGCTCTGTTTGTGGGAAAGTCTTTGGAACAAAATATTCCCTCTTTCGGCACCAGGACATGCATGAAAAGGGAAAGCCTGATAACGTGTCCACTGCTGGGAAGGATCCTGATAACAGCTTGAGTGCAATTAAAGAAGAAGCCTGTACCGTGGAAAACATTTCTAATAACTGGTCAGACAGTTCAACCTCTGCTGCATGTCAGGGTGTCCAAATGGATGTGAAAATCCCTGAATGCTCTGTGGGCATTGGTAGTTCTGAAAACCAGAGCACCTATTTGGAAGAAAAACCTTCTCAAGGATTTTTATCTGAGAGACTATCCAGAGATAACACGATGCTTCCTAAAAATCCTGTTAGCCATGCCAATGACAATGTTACTAAATGGTTTGAATATTCAATCTCCTCTAGGTATCAGGCTATCTGTGTGAAAGAAGACACTCCTGAATCTTCTGGGAATGTGAACAGCTCGCAGCTCACTCAGAGTGCCCACAATGAAGAAAATTGTATAAAAGGATTGGAAAGTGAAAATAAAATGAGGGATGGCTCAATGTTCACTCAAGAACAGGATAGTCACAGAGAAGGAAATATCAGTAAATGGACCGATAGTTCATTCTACTCAGGATACCAGGATGTCCGTGCAGAAGAAAATCGTCCTGAGTGCTCTAAGGATGGAGAGACCTTCATGGCTAGCTTAACCCTTACTAAACATCAAGGCAACTTGGAAGAAAACACCTTTAAAAGGCCAGAGAGCAAGAAATCCTTGAAGGGCAGCTCAGGTCATCAGAGAACCATCAAGGACAAAAAAAGACACACCTGTTCTATCTGTGGGAGAACTTGCAGAGACAAATATTCTCTCACTAGACATCAGAAAGTTCACACATCGGAGAGACCATACCATTGCCAAACCTGTACCAAAAGCTTTTGCCACTCCAAAGACCTTGCAAGGCACCAGACAACCCACTCAGATATCAGACCATACCTGTGCACCGAGTGTGGGAAACGCTTCAAGACAAAATCGGCCATTGCCAAACATCAGAATGCCCACAAAGGACTGAAGCCTTATTGTTGCTCCTACTGTGGCAAAAGGGTCACAACAAGCTCGATTCTTCGTTGTCACGTGAGAATTCACACTGGTGAGAGGCCATACAAGTGTACAGTGTGTGAGAAAGGTTATATGACAAGGTCATCCCTTAAAAAGCATTTGGAGacacatttaaaaaatgaactcTTCAAAGGTTCCCTGTGA